A window of Patagioenas fasciata isolate bPatFas1 chromosome 5, bPatFas1.hap1, whole genome shotgun sequence contains these coding sequences:
- the KLC1 gene encoding kinesin light chain 1 isoform X1, with product MGYLSVGMYENMSTMVYLKEEKLEKLTQDEIIAKTKQVINGLEALKNEHNSILQSLLETLKCLKKDDETNLVEEKSNMIRKSLEMLELGLSEAQVMMALSNHLNAVESEKQKLRAQVRRLCQENQWLRDELANTQQKLQKSEQSVAQLEEEKKHLEFMNQLKKYDDDISPSEDKDTDSTKEPLDDLFPNDEDDQGQGIQQQHSSAAAAAQQGGYEIPARLRTLHNLVIQYASQGRYEVAVPLCKQALEDLEKTSGHDHPDVATMLNILALVYRDQNKYKDAANLLNDALAIREKTLGKDHPAVAATLNNLAVLYGKRGKYKEAEPLCKRALEIREKVLGKDHPDVAKQLNNLALLCQNQGKYEEVEYYYQRALEIYQTKLGPDDPNVAKTKNNLASCYLKQGKFKQAENLYKEILTRAHEREFGSVDDENKPIWMHAEEREECKGKQKDGTSFGEYGSWYKACKVDSPTVTTTLKNLGALYRRQGKFEAAETLEEAAMRSRKQGLDNVHKQRVAEVLNDPESIEKRRSRESLNVDVVKYESGPDGGEEVSMSVEWNGDGTGSLKRSGSFSKLRASIRRSSEKLVRKLKGGSSRDSEPKNPGMKRASSLNVLNMGGKATEDHFQERNNCLTDSRALSVSHTDLAH from the exons AATGTATGAAAACATGTCCACAATGGTGTATTTAAAGGAAGAGAAGTTGGAGAAGCTTACTCAAGATGAAATCATTGCCAAAACGAAGCAAGTGATTAATGGACTAGAGGCACTGAAGAATGAACACAACTCAATTTTACAGAGCTTACTTGAAACACTGAAATGTTTGAAGAAAGATGATGAAACTAATCTGGTTGAAGAAAAATCAAACATGATTCGGAAGTCACTGGAAATGCTGGAGCTTGGCCTTAGTGAAGCACAG GTAATGATGGCCTTGTCAAATCACTTAAATGCGGTGGAATCAGAGAAGCAGAAATTGCGTGCTCAGGTTCGCCGGCTGTGCCAGGAAAATCAGTGGCTACGGGATGAACTGGCCAATACACAACAGAAACTGCAGAAAAGTGAGCAATCTGTGGCTCAgctggaggaagagaagaaacatCTAGAATTCatgaatcaattaaaaaaatatgatgATGATATTTCACCATCA gaggatAAGGATACGGATTCTACCAAAGAGCCTTTGGATGACCTATTTCCCAATGATGAAGATGACCAAGGACAAGGAA TTCAACAGCAGCATAGcagcgcagcagctgctgcccaacAAGGTGGCTATGAAATTCCAGCAAGATTGAGGACCCTTCATAACCTTGTTATTCAGTACGCTTCCCAAGGGAGATACGAGGTTGCTGTTCCTCTCTGTAAACAAGCTCTTGAAGATCTGGAGAAGACTTCGGGTCATGATCATCCTGATGTTGCCACTATGTTGAACATACTTGCTTTGGTGTACAG AGACCAGAACAAATACAAAGATGCAGCAAATCTCCTGAATGATGCCTTGGCTATCCGTGAAAAGACTTTGGGCAAAGATCATCCAGCG GTGGCAGCAACTCTAAATAATCTTGCAGTACTTTATGGTAAACGAGGAAAGTACAAAGAGGCTGAACCGTTGTGTAAGCGAGCTCTGGAAATCAGAGAGAAG GTCCTGGGGAAAGATCACCCTGATGTTGCCAAACAATTAAATAACTTGGCTTTACTATGCCAGAACCAGGGTAAATATGAGGAGGTTGAATACTATTATCAGAGGGCACTGGAGATTTACCAAACTAAGCTGGGACCAGATGATCCAAATGTTGCAAAAACAAAGAATAACCTG GCATCCTGCTATCTAAAACAGGGCAAATTTAAGCAAGCAGAAAATTTATACAAAGAGATTCTTACTCGCGCTCATGAACGGGAATTTGGCTCTGTAGACG ATGAAAATAAGCCTATTTGGATGCACGCAGAAGAGAGGGAAGAATGCAAA GGGAAGCAAAAAGACGGCACGTCTTTTGGAGAATATGGTAGCTGGTACAAAGCTTGCAAAGTTGACAG TCCAACAGTAACAACTACCTTAAAGAACCTTGGGGCACTTTACAGACGACAGGGCAAATTTGAAGCTGCTGAAACATTAGAAGAGGCAGCAATGAGATCCCGTAAACAG GGTCTTGACAATGTTCATAAACAGAGAGTTGCTGAAGTGCTGAATGACCCTGAGAGCATAGAAAAAAGGCGAAGCCGAGAGAGCCTCAATGTTGACGTGGTAAAGTACGAGAGTGGTCCTGATGGCGGCGAGGAAGTGAGTATGAGCGTAGAATGGAACGGG GATGGCACTGGATCTTTAAAACGCAGTGGTTCCTTTAGCAAACTTCGGGCTTCCATTAGACGCAGCAGTGAGAAGCTGGTTAGAAAGCTGAAGGGAGGAAGTTCACGAGACAGTGAACCAAAGAATCCAGG CATGAAGCGTGCCAGTTCTCTGAATGTTCTTAACATGGGTGGCAAGGCTACTGAAGATCATTTTCAA GAACGAAATAATTGTCTGACAGACTCGAGAGCTCTGAGTGTCAGTCATACTGATTTGGCGCATTGA
- the KLC1 gene encoding kinesin light chain 1 isoform X4, translating to MGYLSVGMYENMSTMVYLKEEKLEKLTQDEIIAKTKQVINGLEALKNEHNSILQSLLETLKCLKKDDETNLVEEKSNMIRKSLEMLELGLSEAQVMMALSNHLNAVESEKQKLRAQVRRLCQENQWLRDELANTQQKLQKSEQSVAQLEEEKKHLEFMNQLKKYDDDISPSEDKDTDSTKEPLDDLFPNDEDDQGQGIQQQHSSAAAAAQQGGYEIPARLRTLHNLVIQYASQGRYEVAVPLCKQALEDLEKTSGHDHPDVATMLNILALVYRDQNKYKDAANLLNDALAIREKTLGKDHPAVAATLNNLAVLYGKRGKYKEAEPLCKRALEIREKVLGKDHPDVAKQLNNLALLCQNQGKYEEVEYYYQRALEIYQTKLGPDDPNVAKTKNNLASCYLKQGKFKQAENLYKEILTRAHEREFGSVDDENKPIWMHAEEREECKGKQKDGTSFGEYGSWYKACKVDSPTVTTTLKNLGALYRRQGKFEAAETLEEAAMRSRKQGLDNVHKQRVAEVLNDPESIEKRRSRESLNVDVVKYESGPDGGEEVSMSVEWNGDGTGSLKRSGSFSKLRASIRRSSEKLVRKLKGGSSRDSEPKNPGNEIIV from the exons AATGTATGAAAACATGTCCACAATGGTGTATTTAAAGGAAGAGAAGTTGGAGAAGCTTACTCAAGATGAAATCATTGCCAAAACGAAGCAAGTGATTAATGGACTAGAGGCACTGAAGAATGAACACAACTCAATTTTACAGAGCTTACTTGAAACACTGAAATGTTTGAAGAAAGATGATGAAACTAATCTGGTTGAAGAAAAATCAAACATGATTCGGAAGTCACTGGAAATGCTGGAGCTTGGCCTTAGTGAAGCACAG GTAATGATGGCCTTGTCAAATCACTTAAATGCGGTGGAATCAGAGAAGCAGAAATTGCGTGCTCAGGTTCGCCGGCTGTGCCAGGAAAATCAGTGGCTACGGGATGAACTGGCCAATACACAACAGAAACTGCAGAAAAGTGAGCAATCTGTGGCTCAgctggaggaagagaagaaacatCTAGAATTCatgaatcaattaaaaaaatatgatgATGATATTTCACCATCA gaggatAAGGATACGGATTCTACCAAAGAGCCTTTGGATGACCTATTTCCCAATGATGAAGATGACCAAGGACAAGGAA TTCAACAGCAGCATAGcagcgcagcagctgctgcccaacAAGGTGGCTATGAAATTCCAGCAAGATTGAGGACCCTTCATAACCTTGTTATTCAGTACGCTTCCCAAGGGAGATACGAGGTTGCTGTTCCTCTCTGTAAACAAGCTCTTGAAGATCTGGAGAAGACTTCGGGTCATGATCATCCTGATGTTGCCACTATGTTGAACATACTTGCTTTGGTGTACAG AGACCAGAACAAATACAAAGATGCAGCAAATCTCCTGAATGATGCCTTGGCTATCCGTGAAAAGACTTTGGGCAAAGATCATCCAGCG GTGGCAGCAACTCTAAATAATCTTGCAGTACTTTATGGTAAACGAGGAAAGTACAAAGAGGCTGAACCGTTGTGTAAGCGAGCTCTGGAAATCAGAGAGAAG GTCCTGGGGAAAGATCACCCTGATGTTGCCAAACAATTAAATAACTTGGCTTTACTATGCCAGAACCAGGGTAAATATGAGGAGGTTGAATACTATTATCAGAGGGCACTGGAGATTTACCAAACTAAGCTGGGACCAGATGATCCAAATGTTGCAAAAACAAAGAATAACCTG GCATCCTGCTATCTAAAACAGGGCAAATTTAAGCAAGCAGAAAATTTATACAAAGAGATTCTTACTCGCGCTCATGAACGGGAATTTGGCTCTGTAGACG ATGAAAATAAGCCTATTTGGATGCACGCAGAAGAGAGGGAAGAATGCAAA GGGAAGCAAAAAGACGGCACGTCTTTTGGAGAATATGGTAGCTGGTACAAAGCTTGCAAAGTTGACAG TCCAACAGTAACAACTACCTTAAAGAACCTTGGGGCACTTTACAGACGACAGGGCAAATTTGAAGCTGCTGAAACATTAGAAGAGGCAGCAATGAGATCCCGTAAACAG GGTCTTGACAATGTTCATAAACAGAGAGTTGCTGAAGTGCTGAATGACCCTGAGAGCATAGAAAAAAGGCGAAGCCGAGAGAGCCTCAATGTTGACGTGGTAAAGTACGAGAGTGGTCCTGATGGCGGCGAGGAAGTGAGTATGAGCGTAGAATGGAACGGG GATGGCACTGGATCTTTAAAACGCAGTGGTTCCTTTAGCAAACTTCGGGCTTCCATTAGACGCAGCAGTGAGAAGCTGGTTAGAAAGCTGAAGGGAGGAAGTTCACGAGACAGTGAACCAAAGAATCCAGG GAACGAAATAATTGTCTGA
- the KLC1 gene encoding kinesin light chain 1 isoform X5, whose translation MGYLSVGMYENMSTMVYLKEEKLEKLTQDEIIAKTKQVINGLEALKNEHNSILQSLLETLKCLKKDDETNLVEEKSNMIRKSLEMLELGLSEAQVMMALSNHLNAVESEKQKLRAQVRRLCQENQWLRDELANTQQKLQKSEQSVAQLEEEKKHLEFMNQLKKYDDDISPSEDKDTDSTKEPLDDLFPNDEDDQGQGIQQQHSSAAAAAQQGGYEIPARLRTLHNLVIQYASQGRYEVAVPLCKQALEDLEKTSGHDHPDVATMLNILALVYRDQNKYKDAANLLNDALAIREKTLGKDHPAVAATLNNLAVLYGKRGKYKEAEPLCKRALEIREKVLGKDHPDVAKQLNNLALLCQNQGKYEEVEYYYQRALEIYQTKLGPDDPNVAKTKNNLASCYLKQGKFKQAENLYKEILTRAHEREFGSVDDENKPIWMHAEEREECKGKQKDGTSFGEYGSWYKACKVDSPTVTTTLKNLGALYRRQGKFEAAETLEEAAMRSRKQGLDNVHKQRVAEVLNDPESIEKRRSRESLNVDVVKYESGPDGGEEVSMSVEWNGDGTGSLKRSGSFSKLRASIRRSSEKLVRKLKGGSSRDSEPKNPG comes from the exons AATGTATGAAAACATGTCCACAATGGTGTATTTAAAGGAAGAGAAGTTGGAGAAGCTTACTCAAGATGAAATCATTGCCAAAACGAAGCAAGTGATTAATGGACTAGAGGCACTGAAGAATGAACACAACTCAATTTTACAGAGCTTACTTGAAACACTGAAATGTTTGAAGAAAGATGATGAAACTAATCTGGTTGAAGAAAAATCAAACATGATTCGGAAGTCACTGGAAATGCTGGAGCTTGGCCTTAGTGAAGCACAG GTAATGATGGCCTTGTCAAATCACTTAAATGCGGTGGAATCAGAGAAGCAGAAATTGCGTGCTCAGGTTCGCCGGCTGTGCCAGGAAAATCAGTGGCTACGGGATGAACTGGCCAATACACAACAGAAACTGCAGAAAAGTGAGCAATCTGTGGCTCAgctggaggaagagaagaaacatCTAGAATTCatgaatcaattaaaaaaatatgatgATGATATTTCACCATCA gaggatAAGGATACGGATTCTACCAAAGAGCCTTTGGATGACCTATTTCCCAATGATGAAGATGACCAAGGACAAGGAA TTCAACAGCAGCATAGcagcgcagcagctgctgcccaacAAGGTGGCTATGAAATTCCAGCAAGATTGAGGACCCTTCATAACCTTGTTATTCAGTACGCTTCCCAAGGGAGATACGAGGTTGCTGTTCCTCTCTGTAAACAAGCTCTTGAAGATCTGGAGAAGACTTCGGGTCATGATCATCCTGATGTTGCCACTATGTTGAACATACTTGCTTTGGTGTACAG AGACCAGAACAAATACAAAGATGCAGCAAATCTCCTGAATGATGCCTTGGCTATCCGTGAAAAGACTTTGGGCAAAGATCATCCAGCG GTGGCAGCAACTCTAAATAATCTTGCAGTACTTTATGGTAAACGAGGAAAGTACAAAGAGGCTGAACCGTTGTGTAAGCGAGCTCTGGAAATCAGAGAGAAG GTCCTGGGGAAAGATCACCCTGATGTTGCCAAACAATTAAATAACTTGGCTTTACTATGCCAGAACCAGGGTAAATATGAGGAGGTTGAATACTATTATCAGAGGGCACTGGAGATTTACCAAACTAAGCTGGGACCAGATGATCCAAATGTTGCAAAAACAAAGAATAACCTG GCATCCTGCTATCTAAAACAGGGCAAATTTAAGCAAGCAGAAAATTTATACAAAGAGATTCTTACTCGCGCTCATGAACGGGAATTTGGCTCTGTAGACG ATGAAAATAAGCCTATTTGGATGCACGCAGAAGAGAGGGAAGAATGCAAA GGGAAGCAAAAAGACGGCACGTCTTTTGGAGAATATGGTAGCTGGTACAAAGCTTGCAAAGTTGACAG TCCAACAGTAACAACTACCTTAAAGAACCTTGGGGCACTTTACAGACGACAGGGCAAATTTGAAGCTGCTGAAACATTAGAAGAGGCAGCAATGAGATCCCGTAAACAG GGTCTTGACAATGTTCATAAACAGAGAGTTGCTGAAGTGCTGAATGACCCTGAGAGCATAGAAAAAAGGCGAAGCCGAGAGAGCCTCAATGTTGACGTGGTAAAGTACGAGAGTGGTCCTGATGGCGGCGAGGAAGTGAGTATGAGCGTAGAATGGAACGGG GATGGCACTGGATCTTTAAAACGCAGTGGTTCCTTTAGCAAACTTCGGGCTTCCATTAGACGCAGCAGTGAGAAGCTGGTTAGAAAGCTGAAGGGAGGAAGTTCACGAGACAGTGAACCAAAGAATCCAGG GTAA
- the KLC1 gene encoding kinesin light chain 1 isoform X3, with translation MGYLSVGMYENMSTMVYLKEEKLEKLTQDEIIAKTKQVINGLEALKNEHNSILQSLLETLKCLKKDDETNLVEEKSNMIRKSLEMLELGLSEAQVMMALSNHLNAVESEKQKLRAQVRRLCQENQWLRDELANTQQKLQKSEQSVAQLEEEKKHLEFMNQLKKYDDDISPSEDKDTDSTKEPLDDLFPNDEDDQGQGIQQQHSSAAAAAQQGGYEIPARLRTLHNLVIQYASQGRYEVAVPLCKQALEDLEKTSGHDHPDVATMLNILALVYRDQNKYKDAANLLNDALAIREKTLGKDHPAVAATLNNLAVLYGKRGKYKEAEPLCKRALEIREKVLGKDHPDVAKQLNNLALLCQNQGKYEEVEYYYQRALEIYQTKLGPDDPNVAKTKNNLASCYLKQGKFKQAENLYKEILTRAHEREFGSVDDENKPIWMHAEEREECKGKQKDGTSFGEYGSWYKACKVDSPTVTTTLKNLGALYRRQGKFEAAETLEEAAMRSRKQGLDNVHKQRVAEVLNDPESIEKRRSRESLNVDVVKYESGPDGGEEDGTGSLKRSGSFSKLRASIRRSSEKLVRKLKGGSSRDSEPKNPGMKRASSLNVLNMGGKATEDHFQERNNCLTDSRALSVSHTDLAH, from the exons AATGTATGAAAACATGTCCACAATGGTGTATTTAAAGGAAGAGAAGTTGGAGAAGCTTACTCAAGATGAAATCATTGCCAAAACGAAGCAAGTGATTAATGGACTAGAGGCACTGAAGAATGAACACAACTCAATTTTACAGAGCTTACTTGAAACACTGAAATGTTTGAAGAAAGATGATGAAACTAATCTGGTTGAAGAAAAATCAAACATGATTCGGAAGTCACTGGAAATGCTGGAGCTTGGCCTTAGTGAAGCACAG GTAATGATGGCCTTGTCAAATCACTTAAATGCGGTGGAATCAGAGAAGCAGAAATTGCGTGCTCAGGTTCGCCGGCTGTGCCAGGAAAATCAGTGGCTACGGGATGAACTGGCCAATACACAACAGAAACTGCAGAAAAGTGAGCAATCTGTGGCTCAgctggaggaagagaagaaacatCTAGAATTCatgaatcaattaaaaaaatatgatgATGATATTTCACCATCA gaggatAAGGATACGGATTCTACCAAAGAGCCTTTGGATGACCTATTTCCCAATGATGAAGATGACCAAGGACAAGGAA TTCAACAGCAGCATAGcagcgcagcagctgctgcccaacAAGGTGGCTATGAAATTCCAGCAAGATTGAGGACCCTTCATAACCTTGTTATTCAGTACGCTTCCCAAGGGAGATACGAGGTTGCTGTTCCTCTCTGTAAACAAGCTCTTGAAGATCTGGAGAAGACTTCGGGTCATGATCATCCTGATGTTGCCACTATGTTGAACATACTTGCTTTGGTGTACAG AGACCAGAACAAATACAAAGATGCAGCAAATCTCCTGAATGATGCCTTGGCTATCCGTGAAAAGACTTTGGGCAAAGATCATCCAGCG GTGGCAGCAACTCTAAATAATCTTGCAGTACTTTATGGTAAACGAGGAAAGTACAAAGAGGCTGAACCGTTGTGTAAGCGAGCTCTGGAAATCAGAGAGAAG GTCCTGGGGAAAGATCACCCTGATGTTGCCAAACAATTAAATAACTTGGCTTTACTATGCCAGAACCAGGGTAAATATGAGGAGGTTGAATACTATTATCAGAGGGCACTGGAGATTTACCAAACTAAGCTGGGACCAGATGATCCAAATGTTGCAAAAACAAAGAATAACCTG GCATCCTGCTATCTAAAACAGGGCAAATTTAAGCAAGCAGAAAATTTATACAAAGAGATTCTTACTCGCGCTCATGAACGGGAATTTGGCTCTGTAGACG ATGAAAATAAGCCTATTTGGATGCACGCAGAAGAGAGGGAAGAATGCAAA GGGAAGCAAAAAGACGGCACGTCTTTTGGAGAATATGGTAGCTGGTACAAAGCTTGCAAAGTTGACAG TCCAACAGTAACAACTACCTTAAAGAACCTTGGGGCACTTTACAGACGACAGGGCAAATTTGAAGCTGCTGAAACATTAGAAGAGGCAGCAATGAGATCCCGTAAACAG GGTCTTGACAATGTTCATAAACAGAGAGTTGCTGAAGTGCTGAATGACCCTGAGAGCATAGAAAAAAGGCGAAGCCGAGAGAGCCTCAATGTTGACGTGGTAAAGTACGAGAGTGGTCCTGATGGCGGCGAGGAA GATGGCACTGGATCTTTAAAACGCAGTGGTTCCTTTAGCAAACTTCGGGCTTCCATTAGACGCAGCAGTGAGAAGCTGGTTAGAAAGCTGAAGGGAGGAAGTTCACGAGACAGTGAACCAAAGAATCCAGG CATGAAGCGTGCCAGTTCTCTGAATGTTCTTAACATGGGTGGCAAGGCTACTGAAGATCATTTTCAA GAACGAAATAATTGTCTGACAGACTCGAGAGCTCTGAGTGTCAGTCATACTGATTTGGCGCATTGA
- the KLC1 gene encoding kinesin light chain 1 isoform X6 → MGYLSVGMYENMSTMVYLKEEKLEKLTQDEIIAKTKQVINGLEALKNEHNSILQSLLETLKCLKKDDETNLVEEKSNMIRKSLEMLELGLSEAQVMMALSNHLNAVESEKQKLRAQVRRLCQENQWLRDELANTQQKLQKSEQSVAQLEEEKKHLEFMNQLKKYDDDISPSEDKDTDSTKEPLDDLFPNDEDDQGQGIQQQHSSAAAAAQQGGYEIPARLRTLHNLVIQYASQGRYEVAVPLCKQALEDLEKTSGHDHPDVATMLNILALVYRDQNKYKDAANLLNDALAIREKTLGKDHPAVAATLNNLAVLYGKRGKYKEAEPLCKRALEIREKVLGKDHPDVAKQLNNLALLCQNQGKYEEVEYYYQRALEIYQTKLGPDDPNVAKTKNNLASCYLKQGKFKQAENLYKEILTRAHEREFGSVDDENKPIWMHAEEREECKGKQKDGTSFGEYGSWYKACKVDSPTVTTTLKNLGALYRRQGKFEAAETLEEAAMRSRKQGLDNVHKQRVAEVLNDPESIEKRRSRESLNVDVVKYESGPDGGEEDGTGSLKRSGSFSKLRASIRRSSEKLVRKLKGGSSRDSEPKNPGNEIIV, encoded by the exons AATGTATGAAAACATGTCCACAATGGTGTATTTAAAGGAAGAGAAGTTGGAGAAGCTTACTCAAGATGAAATCATTGCCAAAACGAAGCAAGTGATTAATGGACTAGAGGCACTGAAGAATGAACACAACTCAATTTTACAGAGCTTACTTGAAACACTGAAATGTTTGAAGAAAGATGATGAAACTAATCTGGTTGAAGAAAAATCAAACATGATTCGGAAGTCACTGGAAATGCTGGAGCTTGGCCTTAGTGAAGCACAG GTAATGATGGCCTTGTCAAATCACTTAAATGCGGTGGAATCAGAGAAGCAGAAATTGCGTGCTCAGGTTCGCCGGCTGTGCCAGGAAAATCAGTGGCTACGGGATGAACTGGCCAATACACAACAGAAACTGCAGAAAAGTGAGCAATCTGTGGCTCAgctggaggaagagaagaaacatCTAGAATTCatgaatcaattaaaaaaatatgatgATGATATTTCACCATCA gaggatAAGGATACGGATTCTACCAAAGAGCCTTTGGATGACCTATTTCCCAATGATGAAGATGACCAAGGACAAGGAA TTCAACAGCAGCATAGcagcgcagcagctgctgcccaacAAGGTGGCTATGAAATTCCAGCAAGATTGAGGACCCTTCATAACCTTGTTATTCAGTACGCTTCCCAAGGGAGATACGAGGTTGCTGTTCCTCTCTGTAAACAAGCTCTTGAAGATCTGGAGAAGACTTCGGGTCATGATCATCCTGATGTTGCCACTATGTTGAACATACTTGCTTTGGTGTACAG AGACCAGAACAAATACAAAGATGCAGCAAATCTCCTGAATGATGCCTTGGCTATCCGTGAAAAGACTTTGGGCAAAGATCATCCAGCG GTGGCAGCAACTCTAAATAATCTTGCAGTACTTTATGGTAAACGAGGAAAGTACAAAGAGGCTGAACCGTTGTGTAAGCGAGCTCTGGAAATCAGAGAGAAG GTCCTGGGGAAAGATCACCCTGATGTTGCCAAACAATTAAATAACTTGGCTTTACTATGCCAGAACCAGGGTAAATATGAGGAGGTTGAATACTATTATCAGAGGGCACTGGAGATTTACCAAACTAAGCTGGGACCAGATGATCCAAATGTTGCAAAAACAAAGAATAACCTG GCATCCTGCTATCTAAAACAGGGCAAATTTAAGCAAGCAGAAAATTTATACAAAGAGATTCTTACTCGCGCTCATGAACGGGAATTTGGCTCTGTAGACG ATGAAAATAAGCCTATTTGGATGCACGCAGAAGAGAGGGAAGAATGCAAA GGGAAGCAAAAAGACGGCACGTCTTTTGGAGAATATGGTAGCTGGTACAAAGCTTGCAAAGTTGACAG TCCAACAGTAACAACTACCTTAAAGAACCTTGGGGCACTTTACAGACGACAGGGCAAATTTGAAGCTGCTGAAACATTAGAAGAGGCAGCAATGAGATCCCGTAAACAG GGTCTTGACAATGTTCATAAACAGAGAGTTGCTGAAGTGCTGAATGACCCTGAGAGCATAGAAAAAAGGCGAAGCCGAGAGAGCCTCAATGTTGACGTGGTAAAGTACGAGAGTGGTCCTGATGGCGGCGAGGAA GATGGCACTGGATCTTTAAAACGCAGTGGTTCCTTTAGCAAACTTCGGGCTTCCATTAGACGCAGCAGTGAGAAGCTGGTTAGAAAGCTGAAGGGAGGAAGTTCACGAGACAGTGAACCAAAGAATCCAGG GAACGAAATAATTGTCTGA
- the KLC1 gene encoding kinesin light chain 1 isoform X7, which produces MGYLSVGMYENMSTMVYLKEEKLEKLTQDEIIAKTKQVINGLEALKNEHNSILQSLLETLKCLKKDDETNLVEEKSNMIRKSLEMLELGLSEAQVMMALSNHLNAVESEKQKLRAQVRRLCQENQWLRDELANTQQKLQKSEQSVAQLEEEKKHLEFMNQLKKYDDDISPSEDKDTDSTKEPLDDLFPNDEDDQGQGIQQQHSSAAAAAQQGGYEIPARLRTLHNLVIQYASQGRYEVAVPLCKQALEDLEKTSGHDHPDVATMLNILALVYRDQNKYKDAANLLNDALAIREKTLGKDHPAVAATLNNLAVLYGKRGKYKEAEPLCKRALEIREKVLGKDHPDVAKQLNNLALLCQNQGKYEEVEYYYQRALEIYQTKLGPDDPNVAKTKNNLASCYLKQGKFKQAENLYKEILTRAHEREFGSVDDENKPIWMHAEEREECKGKQKDGTSFGEYGSWYKACKVDSPTVTTTLKNLGALYRRQGKFEAAETLEEAAMRSRKQGLDNVHKQRVAEVLNDPESIEKRRSRESLNVDVVKYESGPDGGEEVSMSVEWNGA; this is translated from the exons AATGTATGAAAACATGTCCACAATGGTGTATTTAAAGGAAGAGAAGTTGGAGAAGCTTACTCAAGATGAAATCATTGCCAAAACGAAGCAAGTGATTAATGGACTAGAGGCACTGAAGAATGAACACAACTCAATTTTACAGAGCTTACTTGAAACACTGAAATGTTTGAAGAAAGATGATGAAACTAATCTGGTTGAAGAAAAATCAAACATGATTCGGAAGTCACTGGAAATGCTGGAGCTTGGCCTTAGTGAAGCACAG GTAATGATGGCCTTGTCAAATCACTTAAATGCGGTGGAATCAGAGAAGCAGAAATTGCGTGCTCAGGTTCGCCGGCTGTGCCAGGAAAATCAGTGGCTACGGGATGAACTGGCCAATACACAACAGAAACTGCAGAAAAGTGAGCAATCTGTGGCTCAgctggaggaagagaagaaacatCTAGAATTCatgaatcaattaaaaaaatatgatgATGATATTTCACCATCA gaggatAAGGATACGGATTCTACCAAAGAGCCTTTGGATGACCTATTTCCCAATGATGAAGATGACCAAGGACAAGGAA TTCAACAGCAGCATAGcagcgcagcagctgctgcccaacAAGGTGGCTATGAAATTCCAGCAAGATTGAGGACCCTTCATAACCTTGTTATTCAGTACGCTTCCCAAGGGAGATACGAGGTTGCTGTTCCTCTCTGTAAACAAGCTCTTGAAGATCTGGAGAAGACTTCGGGTCATGATCATCCTGATGTTGCCACTATGTTGAACATACTTGCTTTGGTGTACAG AGACCAGAACAAATACAAAGATGCAGCAAATCTCCTGAATGATGCCTTGGCTATCCGTGAAAAGACTTTGGGCAAAGATCATCCAGCG GTGGCAGCAACTCTAAATAATCTTGCAGTACTTTATGGTAAACGAGGAAAGTACAAAGAGGCTGAACCGTTGTGTAAGCGAGCTCTGGAAATCAGAGAGAAG GTCCTGGGGAAAGATCACCCTGATGTTGCCAAACAATTAAATAACTTGGCTTTACTATGCCAGAACCAGGGTAAATATGAGGAGGTTGAATACTATTATCAGAGGGCACTGGAGATTTACCAAACTAAGCTGGGACCAGATGATCCAAATGTTGCAAAAACAAAGAATAACCTG GCATCCTGCTATCTAAAACAGGGCAAATTTAAGCAAGCAGAAAATTTATACAAAGAGATTCTTACTCGCGCTCATGAACGGGAATTTGGCTCTGTAGACG ATGAAAATAAGCCTATTTGGATGCACGCAGAAGAGAGGGAAGAATGCAAA GGGAAGCAAAAAGACGGCACGTCTTTTGGAGAATATGGTAGCTGGTACAAAGCTTGCAAAGTTGACAG TCCAACAGTAACAACTACCTTAAAGAACCTTGGGGCACTTTACAGACGACAGGGCAAATTTGAAGCTGCTGAAACATTAGAAGAGGCAGCAATGAGATCCCGTAAACAG GGTCTTGACAATGTTCATAAACAGAGAGTTGCTGAAGTGCTGAATGACCCTGAGAGCATAGAAAAAAGGCGAAGCCGAGAGAGCCTCAATGTTGACGTGGTAAAGTACGAGAGTGGTCCTGATGGCGGCGAGGAAGTGAGTATGAGCGTAGAATGGAACGGG GCCTAG